From the Peromyscus leucopus breed LL Stock chromosome 8b, UCI_PerLeu_2.1, whole genome shotgun sequence genome, one window contains:
- the Ubn1 gene encoding ubinuclein-1 isoform X3, which translates to MSEPHRVQFTSLPGSLNPAFLKKSRKEEVGGTEQHQDCEPAAAAVRITLTLFEPDHKRCPEFFYPELVKSIRGKVKGFHPGDKKKDVLDPFNDEEKERHKVEALARKFEEKYGGKKRRKDRIQDLIDMGYGYDESDSFIDNSEAYDELVPASLTTKYGGFYINSGTLQFRQASESEDDFIKEKKKKSPKKRKLKEGGEKIKKKKKDDSYDKEKKSKKSKFSKTGFTALNASKEKKKKKYSGSLSVREMLKKFQKEKEAQKKREEEHKPVAVSSIEAQSLRELEGTSDPLLSLFGSTSDNDLLQAATAMDSLTDLDLEQLLSESPEGSPFQDMDDGSDSLGVGLDQEFRQSSSFPEGLPTPLEKRVKELAQAARAAEGESKQKFFTQDINGILLDIEVQTRELTSQIRSGVFAYLASFLPCSKDALVKRARKLHLYEQGGRLKEPLQKLKDAIGRAMPEQVAKYQDECQAHTQAKVAKMLEEEKDKEQRERICSDEEEDEEKGGRRIMGPRKKFQWNDEIRELLCQVVKIKLESRDLERNSKAQAWEDCVKAFLDAEVKPLWPKGWMQARTLFKESRRGHGHLTSLLAKKKVIAPSKIKVKESSAKPDKKVSISSGQLGGPTTLLSEHQGGGLSIGATNRELSSQATCGLTDPVPVTLEDSLDEDLVQNPASSVEAVSKELAVLNSRAASSSEFTLPAPSKAPTEKVAGVLCTEEKRNFAKPSSSAPPPTNALQSPLNFLAEQALALGPSSQEKKPESSSYKELSCQATLSKGMSELHQSKAKHHSLPRTSHGPQASAPMTSSQVKVFHAGTQQQKSFTPPTPFVNKLQGPKAASPQCHRSLLQLVKTAAKGQAFHATIPASSGSSPASSSSSHKTTASSSTTLSHPAKQHPASSVGPSYKNNPFAGSVSKHGASSSSPSPGGAQVQSSVSGTMLPGVQSPSAGQPSSRAAPSSAVKKTPVSQKLTLVAPPGGPNGDSGGGTQGVAKLLTSSLKPAAVSSVTSSTSLPKGTGGAVLLSNTSSLSLLPSSYKSNNPKLPGAMNSNSLGIITPVPFPLHVLSFSSDSSAKAGVSKDAIVTGPAPGTFHHGLSHNASQLHGKGPVVPRKL; encoded by the exons ATGTCGGAGCCCCACAGGGTCCAGTTCACCTCTCTCCCAGGTTCTTTGAATCCTGCATTTTTGAAGAAGTCCAGGAAAGAGGAGGTTGGAGGAACAGAACAGCATCAAGACTGTGAGCCAGCTGCAGCCGCTGTTCGGATTACACTCACCCTCTTTGAACCAGATCACAAACGCTGCCCAGAGTTCTTCTACCCAGAGCTGGTGAAGAGCATCCGAGGGAAGGTGAAAGGCTTTCATCCCGGAGACAAG AAAAAAGATGTCTTGGATCCATTCAacgatgaagaaaaagaaaggcataaGGTGGAGGCCCTTGCAcggaaatttgaagaaaaatat ggTGGAAAGAAACGTAGGAAAGACCGAATACAGGATTTGATTGATATGGGGTATGGCTATGATGAATCGGATTCTTTCATCGATAACTCTGAGGCG TATGATGAACTTGTTCCTGCTTCTTTGACCACAAAGTATGGAGGATTTTACATTAACTCGGGAACCTTGCAGTTTAGACAAGCTTCAGAATCTGAGGATGACTTCattaaggaaaagaagaaaaagtctcCGAAG AAGCGGAAGTTAAAAGAAGGTGgtgaaaagataaagaagaagaaaaaagatgacaGTTATGACAAGGAGAAGAAATCGAAAAAGTCCAAGTTTTCCAAAACCGG CTTCACAGCCCTCAATGCCagtaaggagaaaaagaagaagaagtactCTGGGTCATTAAGTGTTAGAGAGATGCTAAAGAAAtttcagaaggagaaagaggctcagaaaaagagggaggaggagcatAAGCCTGTAGCTGTGTCGTCAATCGAAGCCCAGAGCCTGAGGGAATTGGAGGGCACTTCTGACCCCTTGCTCTCACTCTTTGGCTCCACGTCTGACAATGACTTGCTCCAAGCTGCCACTGCCATGGACTCCCTGACTGATTTGGACTTGGAGCAGCTGCTCAGTGAGTCTCCAGAAGGAAGCCCTTTCCAAGATATGGATGATGGAAGTGATTCCCTTGGAGTGGGATTGGATCAGGAATTCAGGCAGtcttcttccttccctgaagGCCTGCCAACCCCCCTGGAGAAGCGCGTTAAGGAGCTGGCTCAG GCTGCCAGAGCTGCTGAGGGAGAGAGCAAACAGAAGTTCTTCACTCAAGATATTAATGGCATCCTGCTAGA CATAGAGGTGCAAACCCGGGAGCTTACTAGCCAAATCCGTTCTGGGGTGTTTGCTTATCTGGCTTCATTCCTGCCCTGCAGCAAGGATGCTCTGGTCAAGCGTGCTCGGAAACTTCACCTCTACGAACAG GGTGGGCGCCTAAAGGAACCACTCCAGAAGCTCAAGGACGCCATTGGTAGAGCCATGCCTGAGCAGGTGGCTAAGTACCAGGATGAatgccaagcacacacacaagcaaaggtTGCTAA GAtgctggaggaagagaaagacaaggaGCAGAGAGAACGGATTTGTTCtgatgaggaagaagatgaagaaaagggGGGCCGGAGGATAATGGGACCCCGGAAGAAATTCCAGTGGAATGATGAAATCAG GGAGCTTCTGTGCCAGGTGGTGAAGATCAAATTGGAGAGCCGTGATCTGGAGAGGAACAGCAAGGCCCAGGCCTGGGAGGACTGTGTGAAAGCCTTTTTGGATGCTGAGGTCAAGCCTCTCTGGCCCAAAGGCTGGATGCAAGCCAG gactcTGTTTAAGGAGAGCCGACGAGGCCATGGGCACCTGACATCACTCTT GGCCAAGAAGAAAGTAATAGCTCcctcaaaaatcaaggtgaag GAATCATCCGCTAAACCTGACAAAAAAGTTTCCATTTCATCAGGACAGCTTGGTGGTCCTACTACTTTGCTCTCAGAACATCAGGGTGGAGGCCTGAGCATTGGGGCAACCAACAGGGAGCTTTCATCCCAGGCAACTTGCGGCCTCACTGACCCTGTTCCTGTCACCCTGGAGGACTCACTGGATGAAGACTTAGTCCAGAATCCAGCATCTTCTGTGGAAGCTGTGTCTAAAGAGCTGGCTGTATTGAacagcagagcagccagcagTTCTGAATTCACACTGCCTGCACCCTCCAAAGCACCAACAGAAAAAGTTGCTGGTGTTTTGTGTACAGAAGAGAAACGGAACTTTGCAAAGCCCAGCTCTTCTGCACCACCACCCACTAATGCTCTGCAATCACCTCTCAATTTTTTGGCTGAACAGGCTCTAGCACTGGGGCCGTCCTCTCAGGAGAAAAAGCCAGAGAGTTCTAGCTACAAAGAGCTGTCCTGCCAAGCTACCCTCAGCAAGGGTATGTCTGAATTGCACCAGTCCAAAGCAAAGCACCACAGTTTGCCACGGACGTCTCATGGACCCCAGGCATCAGCTCCCATGACTAGCTCCCAAGTCAAAGTCTTTCATGCAGGCACTCAACAGCAGAAAAGCTTCACACCCCCAACCCCCTTTGTCAACAAACTGCAAGGCCCAAAGGCTGCATCTCCACAGTGTCATCGTTCCCTTCTGCAGCTGGTAAAGACAGCAGCCAAAGGCCAGGCCTTCCATGCCACTATCCCAGCCTCCTCCGGAAGTtcaccagcctccagcagcagctcTCATAAGACCACAGCCTCATCCTCCACTACCCTGAGCCATCCAGCAAAGCAGCATCCAGCCAGCTCTGTGGGGCCATCTTATAAGAATAACCCCTTTGCTGGCTCAGTCTCTAAACATGGGGCTTCTTCTAGCAGTCCATCTCCTGGAGGAGCCCAAGTGCAGAGCTCTGTTTCTGGGACCATGCTCCCTGGTGTGCAGTCTCCCTCAGCAGGACAGCCTTCAAGCCGAGCTGCCCCAAGTTCTGCTGTGAAAAAAACACCTGTTTCTCAGAAGCTGACTCTGGTGGCTCCGCCTGGAGGTCCAAATGGAGATTCTGGTGGTGGGACCCAGGGAGTGGCAAAGTTACTGACTTCCTCCCTGAAGCCCGCTGCAGTTAGTAGTGTGACATCGTCTACCTCCTTGCCA AAAGGAACCGGAGGGGCAGTGCTGCTGTCCAACACTTCTTCTTTAAGCCTGCTGCCTTCATCCTATAAGTCCAACAACCCCAAGCTTCCTGGAGCTATGAACTCAAACTCACTGGGAATCATAACCCCTGTCCCATTTCCACTTCACGTGCTCTCCTTCAGTTCAGACTCCTCTGCCAAAGCAGGGGTCTCTAAGGATGCCATTGTTACAGGCCCAGCCCCTGGGACCTTCCACCATGGCCTCAGCCACA ATGCTTCACAGCTTCATGGGAAAGGGCCTGTTGTACCGAGGAAATTGTGA
- the Ubn1 gene encoding ubinuclein-1 isoform X1: MSEPHRVQFTSLPGSLNPAFLKKSRKEEVGGTEQHQDCEPAAAAVRITLTLFEPDHKRCPEFFYPELVKSIRGKVKGFHPGDKKKDVLDPFNDEEKERHKVEALARKFEEKYGGKKRRKDRIQDLIDMGYGYDESDSFIDNSEAYDELVPASLTTKYGGFYINSGTLQFRQASESEDDFIKEKKKKSPKKRKLKEGGEKIKKKKKDDSYDKEKKSKKSKFSKTGFTALNASKEKKKKKYSGSLSVREMLKKFQKEKEAQKKREEEHKPVAVSSIEAQSLRELEGTSDPLLSLFGSTSDNDLLQAATAMDSLTDLDLEQLLSESPEGSPFQDMDDGSDSLGVGLDQEFRQSSSFPEGLPTPLEKRVKELAQAARAAEGESKQKFFTQDINGILLDIEVQTRELTSQIRSGVFAYLASFLPCSKDALVKRARKLHLYEQGGRLKEPLQKLKDAIGRAMPEQVAKYQDECQAHTQAKVAKMLEEEKDKEQRERICSDEEEDEEKGGRRIMGPRKKFQWNDEIRELLCQVVKIKLESRDLERNSKAQAWEDCVKAFLDAEVKPLWPKGWMQARTLFKESRRGHGHLTSLLAKKKVIAPSKIKVKESSAKPDKKVSISSGQLGGPTTLLSEHQGGGLSIGATNRELSSQATCGLTDPVPVTLEDSLDEDLVQNPASSVEAVSKELAVLNSRAASSSEFTLPAPSKAPTEKVAGVLCTEEKRNFAKPSSSAPPPTNALQSPLNFLAEQALALGPSSQEKKPESSSYKELSCQATLSKGMSELHQSKAKHHSLPRTSHGPQASAPMTSSQVKVFHAGTQQQKSFTPPTPFVNKLQGPKAASPQCHRSLLQLVKTAAKGQAFHATIPASSGSSPASSSSSHKTTASSSTTLSHPAKQHPASSVGPSYKNNPFAGSVSKHGASSSSPSPGGAQVQSSVSGTMLPGVQSPSAGQPSSRAAPSSAVKKTPVSQKLTLVAPPGGPNGDSGGGTQGVAKLLTSSLKPAAVSSVTSSTSLPKGTGGAVLLSNTSSLSLLPSSYKSNNPKLPGAMNSNSLGIITPVPFPLHVLSFSSDSSAKAGVSKDAIVTGPAPGTFHHGLSHSLLAGLHSSPPHTAPLPHAAVSTHVPQSLPDASQLHGKGPVVPRKL; encoded by the exons ATGTCGGAGCCCCACAGGGTCCAGTTCACCTCTCTCCCAGGTTCTTTGAATCCTGCATTTTTGAAGAAGTCCAGGAAAGAGGAGGTTGGAGGAACAGAACAGCATCAAGACTGTGAGCCAGCTGCAGCCGCTGTTCGGATTACACTCACCCTCTTTGAACCAGATCACAAACGCTGCCCAGAGTTCTTCTACCCAGAGCTGGTGAAGAGCATCCGAGGGAAGGTGAAAGGCTTTCATCCCGGAGACAAG AAAAAAGATGTCTTGGATCCATTCAacgatgaagaaaaagaaaggcataaGGTGGAGGCCCTTGCAcggaaatttgaagaaaaatat ggTGGAAAGAAACGTAGGAAAGACCGAATACAGGATTTGATTGATATGGGGTATGGCTATGATGAATCGGATTCTTTCATCGATAACTCTGAGGCG TATGATGAACTTGTTCCTGCTTCTTTGACCACAAAGTATGGAGGATTTTACATTAACTCGGGAACCTTGCAGTTTAGACAAGCTTCAGAATCTGAGGATGACTTCattaaggaaaagaagaaaaagtctcCGAAG AAGCGGAAGTTAAAAGAAGGTGgtgaaaagataaagaagaagaaaaaagatgacaGTTATGACAAGGAGAAGAAATCGAAAAAGTCCAAGTTTTCCAAAACCGG CTTCACAGCCCTCAATGCCagtaaggagaaaaagaagaagaagtactCTGGGTCATTAAGTGTTAGAGAGATGCTAAAGAAAtttcagaaggagaaagaggctcagaaaaagagggaggaggagcatAAGCCTGTAGCTGTGTCGTCAATCGAAGCCCAGAGCCTGAGGGAATTGGAGGGCACTTCTGACCCCTTGCTCTCACTCTTTGGCTCCACGTCTGACAATGACTTGCTCCAAGCTGCCACTGCCATGGACTCCCTGACTGATTTGGACTTGGAGCAGCTGCTCAGTGAGTCTCCAGAAGGAAGCCCTTTCCAAGATATGGATGATGGAAGTGATTCCCTTGGAGTGGGATTGGATCAGGAATTCAGGCAGtcttcttccttccctgaagGCCTGCCAACCCCCCTGGAGAAGCGCGTTAAGGAGCTGGCTCAG GCTGCCAGAGCTGCTGAGGGAGAGAGCAAACAGAAGTTCTTCACTCAAGATATTAATGGCATCCTGCTAGA CATAGAGGTGCAAACCCGGGAGCTTACTAGCCAAATCCGTTCTGGGGTGTTTGCTTATCTGGCTTCATTCCTGCCCTGCAGCAAGGATGCTCTGGTCAAGCGTGCTCGGAAACTTCACCTCTACGAACAG GGTGGGCGCCTAAAGGAACCACTCCAGAAGCTCAAGGACGCCATTGGTAGAGCCATGCCTGAGCAGGTGGCTAAGTACCAGGATGAatgccaagcacacacacaagcaaaggtTGCTAA GAtgctggaggaagagaaagacaaggaGCAGAGAGAACGGATTTGTTCtgatgaggaagaagatgaagaaaagggGGGCCGGAGGATAATGGGACCCCGGAAGAAATTCCAGTGGAATGATGAAATCAG GGAGCTTCTGTGCCAGGTGGTGAAGATCAAATTGGAGAGCCGTGATCTGGAGAGGAACAGCAAGGCCCAGGCCTGGGAGGACTGTGTGAAAGCCTTTTTGGATGCTGAGGTCAAGCCTCTCTGGCCCAAAGGCTGGATGCAAGCCAG gactcTGTTTAAGGAGAGCCGACGAGGCCATGGGCACCTGACATCACTCTT GGCCAAGAAGAAAGTAATAGCTCcctcaaaaatcaaggtgaag GAATCATCCGCTAAACCTGACAAAAAAGTTTCCATTTCATCAGGACAGCTTGGTGGTCCTACTACTTTGCTCTCAGAACATCAGGGTGGAGGCCTGAGCATTGGGGCAACCAACAGGGAGCTTTCATCCCAGGCAACTTGCGGCCTCACTGACCCTGTTCCTGTCACCCTGGAGGACTCACTGGATGAAGACTTAGTCCAGAATCCAGCATCTTCTGTGGAAGCTGTGTCTAAAGAGCTGGCTGTATTGAacagcagagcagccagcagTTCTGAATTCACACTGCCTGCACCCTCCAAAGCACCAACAGAAAAAGTTGCTGGTGTTTTGTGTACAGAAGAGAAACGGAACTTTGCAAAGCCCAGCTCTTCTGCACCACCACCCACTAATGCTCTGCAATCACCTCTCAATTTTTTGGCTGAACAGGCTCTAGCACTGGGGCCGTCCTCTCAGGAGAAAAAGCCAGAGAGTTCTAGCTACAAAGAGCTGTCCTGCCAAGCTACCCTCAGCAAGGGTATGTCTGAATTGCACCAGTCCAAAGCAAAGCACCACAGTTTGCCACGGACGTCTCATGGACCCCAGGCATCAGCTCCCATGACTAGCTCCCAAGTCAAAGTCTTTCATGCAGGCACTCAACAGCAGAAAAGCTTCACACCCCCAACCCCCTTTGTCAACAAACTGCAAGGCCCAAAGGCTGCATCTCCACAGTGTCATCGTTCCCTTCTGCAGCTGGTAAAGACAGCAGCCAAAGGCCAGGCCTTCCATGCCACTATCCCAGCCTCCTCCGGAAGTtcaccagcctccagcagcagctcTCATAAGACCACAGCCTCATCCTCCACTACCCTGAGCCATCCAGCAAAGCAGCATCCAGCCAGCTCTGTGGGGCCATCTTATAAGAATAACCCCTTTGCTGGCTCAGTCTCTAAACATGGGGCTTCTTCTAGCAGTCCATCTCCTGGAGGAGCCCAAGTGCAGAGCTCTGTTTCTGGGACCATGCTCCCTGGTGTGCAGTCTCCCTCAGCAGGACAGCCTTCAAGCCGAGCTGCCCCAAGTTCTGCTGTGAAAAAAACACCTGTTTCTCAGAAGCTGACTCTGGTGGCTCCGCCTGGAGGTCCAAATGGAGATTCTGGTGGTGGGACCCAGGGAGTGGCAAAGTTACTGACTTCCTCCCTGAAGCCCGCTGCAGTTAGTAGTGTGACATCGTCTACCTCCTTGCCA AAAGGAACCGGAGGGGCAGTGCTGCTGTCCAACACTTCTTCTTTAAGCCTGCTGCCTTCATCCTATAAGTCCAACAACCCCAAGCTTCCTGGAGCTATGAACTCAAACTCACTGGGAATCATAACCCCTGTCCCATTTCCACTTCACGTGCTCTCCTTCAGTTCAGACTCCTCTGCCAAAGCAGGGGTCTCTAAGGATGCCATTGTTACAGGCCCAGCCCCTGGGACCTTCCACCATGGCCTCAGCCACA GTCTTCTGGCTGGCTTGCACTCCAGCCCACCCCACACAGCGCCTCTCCCACATGCTGCTGTGTCCACCCATGTCCCACAGAGTCTGCCAG ATGCTTCACAGCTTCATGGGAAAGGGCCTGTTGTACCGAGGAAATTGTGA
- the Ubn1 gene encoding ubinuclein-1 isoform X2 has product MSEPHRVQFTSLPGSLNPAFLKKSRKEEVGGTEQHQDCEPAAAAVRITLTLFEPDHKRCPEFFYPELVKSIRGKVKGFHPGDKKKDVLDPFNDEEKERHKVEALARKFEEKYGGKKRRKDRIQDLIDMGYGYDESDSFIDNSEAYDELVPASLTTKYGGFYINSGTLQFRQASESEDDFIKEKKKKSPKKRKLKEGGEKIKKKKKDDSYDKEKKSKKSKFSKTGFTALNASKEKKKKKYSGSLSVREMLKKFQKEKEAQKKREEEHKPVAVSSIEAQSLRELEGTSDPLLSLFGSTSDNDLLQAATAMDSLTDLDLEQLLSESPEGSPFQDMDDGSDSLGVGLDQEFRQSSSFPEGLPTPLEKRVKELAQAARAAEGESKQKFFTQDINGILLDKDALVKRARKLHLYEQGGRLKEPLQKLKDAIGRAMPEQVAKYQDECQAHTQAKVAKMLEEEKDKEQRERICSDEEEDEEKGGRRIMGPRKKFQWNDEIRELLCQVVKIKLESRDLERNSKAQAWEDCVKAFLDAEVKPLWPKGWMQARTLFKESRRGHGHLTSLLAKKKVIAPSKIKVKESSAKPDKKVSISSGQLGGPTTLLSEHQGGGLSIGATNRELSSQATCGLTDPVPVTLEDSLDEDLVQNPASSVEAVSKELAVLNSRAASSSEFTLPAPSKAPTEKVAGVLCTEEKRNFAKPSSSAPPPTNALQSPLNFLAEQALALGPSSQEKKPESSSYKELSCQATLSKGMSELHQSKAKHHSLPRTSHGPQASAPMTSSQVKVFHAGTQQQKSFTPPTPFVNKLQGPKAASPQCHRSLLQLVKTAAKGQAFHATIPASSGSSPASSSSSHKTTASSSTTLSHPAKQHPASSVGPSYKNNPFAGSVSKHGASSSSPSPGGAQVQSSVSGTMLPGVQSPSAGQPSSRAAPSSAVKKTPVSQKLTLVAPPGGPNGDSGGGTQGVAKLLTSSLKPAAVSSVTSSTSLPKGTGGAVLLSNTSSLSLLPSSYKSNNPKLPGAMNSNSLGIITPVPFPLHVLSFSSDSSAKAGVSKDAIVTGPAPGTFHHGLSHSLLAGLHSSPPHTAPLPHAAVSTHVPQSLPDASQLHGKGPVVPRKL; this is encoded by the exons ATGTCGGAGCCCCACAGGGTCCAGTTCACCTCTCTCCCAGGTTCTTTGAATCCTGCATTTTTGAAGAAGTCCAGGAAAGAGGAGGTTGGAGGAACAGAACAGCATCAAGACTGTGAGCCAGCTGCAGCCGCTGTTCGGATTACACTCACCCTCTTTGAACCAGATCACAAACGCTGCCCAGAGTTCTTCTACCCAGAGCTGGTGAAGAGCATCCGAGGGAAGGTGAAAGGCTTTCATCCCGGAGACAAG AAAAAAGATGTCTTGGATCCATTCAacgatgaagaaaaagaaaggcataaGGTGGAGGCCCTTGCAcggaaatttgaagaaaaatat ggTGGAAAGAAACGTAGGAAAGACCGAATACAGGATTTGATTGATATGGGGTATGGCTATGATGAATCGGATTCTTTCATCGATAACTCTGAGGCG TATGATGAACTTGTTCCTGCTTCTTTGACCACAAAGTATGGAGGATTTTACATTAACTCGGGAACCTTGCAGTTTAGACAAGCTTCAGAATCTGAGGATGACTTCattaaggaaaagaagaaaaagtctcCGAAG AAGCGGAAGTTAAAAGAAGGTGgtgaaaagataaagaagaagaaaaaagatgacaGTTATGACAAGGAGAAGAAATCGAAAAAGTCCAAGTTTTCCAAAACCGG CTTCACAGCCCTCAATGCCagtaaggagaaaaagaagaagaagtactCTGGGTCATTAAGTGTTAGAGAGATGCTAAAGAAAtttcagaaggagaaagaggctcagaaaaagagggaggaggagcatAAGCCTGTAGCTGTGTCGTCAATCGAAGCCCAGAGCCTGAGGGAATTGGAGGGCACTTCTGACCCCTTGCTCTCACTCTTTGGCTCCACGTCTGACAATGACTTGCTCCAAGCTGCCACTGCCATGGACTCCCTGACTGATTTGGACTTGGAGCAGCTGCTCAGTGAGTCTCCAGAAGGAAGCCCTTTCCAAGATATGGATGATGGAAGTGATTCCCTTGGAGTGGGATTGGATCAGGAATTCAGGCAGtcttcttccttccctgaagGCCTGCCAACCCCCCTGGAGAAGCGCGTTAAGGAGCTGGCTCAG GCTGCCAGAGCTGCTGAGGGAGAGAGCAAACAGAAGTTCTTCACTCAAGATATTAATGGCATCCTGCTAGA CAAGGATGCTCTGGTCAAGCGTGCTCGGAAACTTCACCTCTACGAACAG GGTGGGCGCCTAAAGGAACCACTCCAGAAGCTCAAGGACGCCATTGGTAGAGCCATGCCTGAGCAGGTGGCTAAGTACCAGGATGAatgccaagcacacacacaagcaaaggtTGCTAA GAtgctggaggaagagaaagacaaggaGCAGAGAGAACGGATTTGTTCtgatgaggaagaagatgaagaaaagggGGGCCGGAGGATAATGGGACCCCGGAAGAAATTCCAGTGGAATGATGAAATCAG GGAGCTTCTGTGCCAGGTGGTGAAGATCAAATTGGAGAGCCGTGATCTGGAGAGGAACAGCAAGGCCCAGGCCTGGGAGGACTGTGTGAAAGCCTTTTTGGATGCTGAGGTCAAGCCTCTCTGGCCCAAAGGCTGGATGCAAGCCAG gactcTGTTTAAGGAGAGCCGACGAGGCCATGGGCACCTGACATCACTCTT GGCCAAGAAGAAAGTAATAGCTCcctcaaaaatcaaggtgaag GAATCATCCGCTAAACCTGACAAAAAAGTTTCCATTTCATCAGGACAGCTTGGTGGTCCTACTACTTTGCTCTCAGAACATCAGGGTGGAGGCCTGAGCATTGGGGCAACCAACAGGGAGCTTTCATCCCAGGCAACTTGCGGCCTCACTGACCCTGTTCCTGTCACCCTGGAGGACTCACTGGATGAAGACTTAGTCCAGAATCCAGCATCTTCTGTGGAAGCTGTGTCTAAAGAGCTGGCTGTATTGAacagcagagcagccagcagTTCTGAATTCACACTGCCTGCACCCTCCAAAGCACCAACAGAAAAAGTTGCTGGTGTTTTGTGTACAGAAGAGAAACGGAACTTTGCAAAGCCCAGCTCTTCTGCACCACCACCCACTAATGCTCTGCAATCACCTCTCAATTTTTTGGCTGAACAGGCTCTAGCACTGGGGCCGTCCTCTCAGGAGAAAAAGCCAGAGAGTTCTAGCTACAAAGAGCTGTCCTGCCAAGCTACCCTCAGCAAGGGTATGTCTGAATTGCACCAGTCCAAAGCAAAGCACCACAGTTTGCCACGGACGTCTCATGGACCCCAGGCATCAGCTCCCATGACTAGCTCCCAAGTCAAAGTCTTTCATGCAGGCACTCAACAGCAGAAAAGCTTCACACCCCCAACCCCCTTTGTCAACAAACTGCAAGGCCCAAAGGCTGCATCTCCACAGTGTCATCGTTCCCTTCTGCAGCTGGTAAAGACAGCAGCCAAAGGCCAGGCCTTCCATGCCACTATCCCAGCCTCCTCCGGAAGTtcaccagcctccagcagcagctcTCATAAGACCACAGCCTCATCCTCCACTACCCTGAGCCATCCAGCAAAGCAGCATCCAGCCAGCTCTGTGGGGCCATCTTATAAGAATAACCCCTTTGCTGGCTCAGTCTCTAAACATGGGGCTTCTTCTAGCAGTCCATCTCCTGGAGGAGCCCAAGTGCAGAGCTCTGTTTCTGGGACCATGCTCCCTGGTGTGCAGTCTCCCTCAGCAGGACAGCCTTCAAGCCGAGCTGCCCCAAGTTCTGCTGTGAAAAAAACACCTGTTTCTCAGAAGCTGACTCTGGTGGCTCCGCCTGGAGGTCCAAATGGAGATTCTGGTGGTGGGACCCAGGGAGTGGCAAAGTTACTGACTTCCTCCCTGAAGCCCGCTGCAGTTAGTAGTGTGACATCGTCTACCTCCTTGCCA AAAGGAACCGGAGGGGCAGTGCTGCTGTCCAACACTTCTTCTTTAAGCCTGCTGCCTTCATCCTATAAGTCCAACAACCCCAAGCTTCCTGGAGCTATGAACTCAAACTCACTGGGAATCATAACCCCTGTCCCATTTCCACTTCACGTGCTCTCCTTCAGTTCAGACTCCTCTGCCAAAGCAGGGGTCTCTAAGGATGCCATTGTTACAGGCCCAGCCCCTGGGACCTTCCACCATGGCCTCAGCCACA GTCTTCTGGCTGGCTTGCACTCCAGCCCACCCCACACAGCGCCTCTCCCACATGCTGCTGTGTCCACCCATGTCCCACAGAGTCTGCCAG ATGCTTCACAGCTTCATGGGAAAGGGCCTGTTGTACCGAGGAAATTGTGA